The genomic stretch AGCTGATCCGGACATGTTTAGCTTATGACgccttaaaaaaatgtgtccaatGTCTATTTGAGACCTCTGcaatcaaataatcaaattGTGATTTTTGAATACTTTTTAATCATCCAAAGATGTAAAATCTTCCAGTAATTCagcaaagattagagaaaaactttaaaaacaaaacaaacagaatttTATATAGTAGATATATGTTTTCCATGACATTTGAATATTGTGCCCAATGTGGCCAATCATTGAGCACAATATAGGCAATATGGAACTGTTATGATGACATGATGTCATTTTTCAGATAttgaattaaaaattaaatcagatattacattttctgtattaGCATAAACACATTCTTGTCTGTATGCATTATCCATAAATACTTCAAGTAAAACcgtattatataatattatcacAATATGAAGTACTCTGTAATCGAGGACTTTATCCATAACACCCAACTCTAGTCCAGACTTGCAATAAGTGAGTTGTGCATCCTTCCCAACAAACAACTAAAAGCTTGTTCATTGTTACAGTTAGAGCCAGTTGTAGAACAGAGAAATGCTTGTAAATTAAGAGCCAACTGGTAGTATTATCACTCTgtggagcattttagcatctttcagctcctTGTTTTGGTTTCACGGCCCCGCAACTTttattttggttcagtctcactgctctcatcagctCAGGCTCTAGCAgcaacaggcagctgttttcaagcTTTGAGGAGCCCACTGTGCGCTATCGGCTTAGCGTCATGTGGTAGACAGACAACGTTAGCAAATATCTGGTGAACATAGCGGAGAATTTAGCAGCTGAGACCGAAGTGAATAATAAACTTACATTCGTTAGGTTGCGAGAACCATGATTCCAAGCGAGTATAAATGTTTCATCATGTCTGCTAGATGTGTAAAAAGGGAATTTATTGCTAAGACAGCTGCCCTCAAGCTGCGAAAACAATCTATTAATACTTCTTTAATGTTGGCCGTAAAGTTACATCTGTGCTTGTACGTCAAGTTCTATAAAGCTATGGAGTCTGAAGAGTACACGAGTCTGTCACAGTTCACTTTTCACTAAACAAAGTACACAGTAAATGTCTTTCTTTACTATGATTTTAATGGCCAGTATTCATTTGAGTGCTCTGCACCAAAATCTGCGAATAACTGCCAAGTATCTACAGAAAAACACTTCAAGATCTCATCAGTGTTATGCATTCTCAGCGTCTGGGTGCCTCCATTATAATGGATAAGCATCTACATGACATGCAAATCAATACTACAAATGAGAAATTACATCCCAATATGAAACCAGGAAACGGATAGTTCTCAGCACTCCCGAGTCTTTGTTAGTGTCTTTAATGATTGTGTGATGAATCTGTTTGGTTCGGCTCCAACAAATGCAGCTCCACTGAGGAGTTTCAGCATCATTTCAGCATCTCGCTGCCCACATGTCATCAATAACAACCAGTTTCGCTCAAATAAATGAGGCCACAGCTGCATTTTAAAGAGATAGATACAAAGACATTAGTGGTATTGTGGAAGGCAGGTGTAGCTAGATTTGATCCAATTGAAAAATTCAatgtttttagcttttaaaatataagtATTTCCTACCTAAAATGGAAACATATGGCTTCTGCTTTCTTCAGTAGCTGCCATCCATACAGTAGTGTTTCCTCTCACTGTAACCCCTCTTATCATCTCACCCTTGATTGAAACTCATTGTCTTTGCGTGTCATAGTGTTTGATATGGAAattcacatttgcatttttgcatGAGTCACAATCAAGTTCAGTCATAGCTGTACAAACTACTACTACAAATGACTCAGTGTGGCTGAAATGACTCCTCGTAGCTTTGTCGAGGAAATGCAACCAAATTCAGAGCAACACAACAGTCAAAAGACAAGTAGTGATGATTTATTGTGGTGAAAAACCTTTGCCCCGTCACCACACATTGCCAACAGGGCAAAGTGTAAATGTTGTTAACCCAGTCATTTACCTGCTGTGACTGGTTCTGAGCTGCAGTCACAGGACAGACAACGCAGCCAAAGATTATGTAAagaagtctcttttttttttttttgcataattgTGAATCACGTCTGTgtcattgtcatttttacataacatgGCATCAGGCTCGAAGACACTGTTGACTAATAGCAATTAGAGGATGCTTTTATTCAAGGAGCAAAGTCGCTGAGTCTTCAGTTCAGTCGTTGTGGCTGCTTCTCTGCCAGAGCTGAGCTTATTCTTCTCCCCAGTTTTCAAAGTTTCAGGGGTgcacagtgacattttttacaAGCTGCTCCCTCTCTAGCCAGAAAACATGACAGCAGGACGGCAAGCAGGCTCCTctcggaaggaaggaaggaggttaGGATGAGTTGGCCCTCGCTGGAGGCAGATCATCAGCAGCCGTTCCACACCCCGCTCCCTTTCAGATGCCAGTAAGACATACCCAGCTGAGACACACGCCGTTTCAGCTGCCTCGTACAACACGCTCTTTTATCCGCTGCCTTCATTTGAAATGCTAAGAGGGGCGCAACAGGAGGAAGCGTCTCGCCTGGGATCAAAGAGCTTCTTTGATTTGTCCcctttttctctatttctttctgcgtgtgtgtgtgagtgcaggCATATTCATAAAGCAGGTGATCGCTATCCCATACTCcaaataaatgtgtgtcttCTGtctcccatctcctcctccttacTCTAATTGTGCTCCTTTCTTGTTCCACTTTgatcctctttctcctcctcccccttgcCACCGTGCTAATATACAGCTATTGTAATATCGCAGAAGTGCAGAGATAAAAGCCTGTTCCCTGCTTTCATTCTGTTTCCTGCGCTCTCTCTGTTACATGCATCCCTCAAACCCCCCCGCCCTCTAGATAACAGGAGCCATCCTGCTGGCAGTGGGAGTATGGGGGAAGTTGATGCTGGGCCCATACATCTCCCTGATAGCCGACAACTCCACCAACGCCCCCTACGTCCTCATCGGCACCGGGACAGTCATCATCGTGTTCGGCCTGTTCGGATGCTTCGCCACCTGCAGAGGAAGCCCATGGATGCTGAAGCTGGTGAGAGGCCTCAGGAGGAAGGGTGGGGTGCTGTATCacaaggaaagagaggagtgtTGTAGATGCTGATTAATTAGCCTCAGGTCACGTGATAAAGGGAATAATGGTTGACCTCTATTCTGAGGAGAGGGATCAGAAATCCAATACTTGCTGCAAAGCACTTTGTTCAGTTAATGGTGGTCAAGTGAGTCTATTtgagagtgcgtgtgtgtgtgtgtgtgtgtgtgtgtgtgtgtgtgtgtgtgtgtgtgtgtgtgtgtttgcaagctTAGGAAAATGATACACATTTAAAGGTAAAGGTTTTCATGCAAACTATGCAAATCTCCctcttgctttttcttttcctctctgtgtagtatgCCATGTTTCTGTCACTGGTCTTCCTTGCTGAATTAGTGGCTGGGATCTCTGGATTTGTCTTTCGCCATGAGGTCAGTATGCAACTCAGAGCTAAATCCAAAACAACTTTTTCAAATCCAGGACTGAAAATAAAGcactcttttgtgtgtgtatgtttgcatgcCACAGATAAAGGGAACCTTTCACAGAACATACACTGATGCAGTCCTGAACTACAACGCTGAGGATGAAGCCAGCCGTGCTGTTGATAATTTACAGCACAGGGTAAGTCCCAGTGATGTGACATCAACAGGGTACACAATTTGAATGAAACTTTGATtttttgaaggattttctatgtatttcattttttcaacaaAGACATAAAGCAACACTGAATTGTTACCTGTGTAGCCAGTGtctgatattttttctttctctgtgccACAGGcctccattgttgttgttcataaatgactaaaaacacatcactgacaCTGTTGCATTGAGTTTCTTAATTTCTGTCAACACTGACACTGTAGTTTGATTTAATCCCACGTACAAACTTGTAGTTGAAAACAGTCCTCATTAAAGGCActatttattgcatttattaatttatgtattcattagAAATTAATAGTTTGTGGCTGAGTGGTAAAGAAAGCATAAGGTATTTGGAAAATACTAAGAGATGGACTAACACATTGCTGTTTTTGATCTGTTAACGGGATTCATTGAAACAATACAGAATAACGCCATCAGCAACCACCCAGCATGGTTCTTGCAGTGAACTCCTGCCAATGTATGCACATTAGCATTGCTCTCCAACACTGCAGTGGCTGCCGTCGACTAATCAATAGCAAATATACAGGAAGGCTGCaaggaaaaaagcaagaaaagtcTAACGTGATGGTTCTTAGTTCAAACTTTTACAGTAGCTGTATGTCACAGCTGTCACTGTGCTTATCCTTTAAtcctcatttgtttttaatactttctctttctctgtgcaTTTCTAGCTGCGTTGTTGTGGAGTGTATAACTACACCAGTTGGCTTGCCAGTGTGTATTACCCGTCCAACGGCATTCCTGCCAGCTGCTGCTTCAACTCCTCTGACTGCAACCCAGAAGACCTTCGCAATGCAACTGTAGCTCCAAGCAAAGTCTACCACCAGGTCAGTTGTGTTGGCATGCTATTTTGCTTGCCTATCTACTGCATGAACACTGTATGAAGCCTATGAATGCACATCTCTTGTAATCAGTGATTGTATTTACATCTATTACATACCTTTTCAAACCACCTCCCTCTTTCATACACTAATAACTGCCTCAGATAATCTCCCAGATATCCATCTTGCCCCTAATTTGTACATATAACAGGTCCCTGTACCCTCTGCAAACTAACCTCCCCCCTGTGTTTCAGGGCTGCTATGAACTGGTCACTGCATTCATGGAAACCAACATGGCCATCATTGCAGGAGTGACATTCGGGATTGCCTTCTCACAGGTAAGGGCTGCTGCAAAAATTGGATGGTTTTACAGGGGATGCTGTGCAAATAAACACTGCACTTAGTAGTGTTTTAGCATTTAAATAAGGAGGCATAACtgaaaacaagagaaacagTTGCTAAGGAGatcaacaaacacaattttaacGCATTTACCACTGTGTGCTTGAAGGTTATTTTAACAGGAAATCTACTGAGTTGGTTTTAGGAAAATTGCATGAAACAGCAATCTCAGTTTAGTTAGTAAGGAATTAGcaacttttttttggaaatgtaactttatttttgtctattttgacATCATTATTAAGGGCTTTTACTGACTCTATTTACCATTTTTTGCTATTGCAGAAAATTAGATACTTGTAGCATCATCATCTTTACAAAAAGAAGGAACGTTTTTGCTCTCCCGGCGTAAATTTAACCCAAGCCCCCATCTGTCCTGTCTTTCAGCTGATTGGCATGTTGTTGGCCTGCTGTCTGTCCAGGATCATCACAGCCAATCAGTATGAGATGGTGTAGCTGATGTGACGTGGCAGGtgagaaacatttaaagatgaACACACCAACATAAGCAACTGCACATTTTCGGGGTTTATTCATACGCAAAGAATTCCTCtctatgtgtttattttgtcttttagggagatgaagagaagaagagacaaagAGCCGTGGCACATGACAACAGTAAATTCCTGAAACACTATCACACATCTCATTTGGAATTtacctccctctgtctctctgcctgtgaTCTCAATGTAATATCTTAATGTATCTTATTGTAAAGCATCATTCCTTGACTCACTGCTGTTGCATCAAAGCTTTCTGTACCATACATCACACTGCTACTTGATGTACACGTTGCTCATTAGCACATATCTTGGATCAGTACAGCCTACAACAGAAAGGTAGACCAGAGTTGTCCGAGCTGACAGCGGTGTTGGTCTCAGATAGGTGACTGAGTGCAACTTGGCTTTAGTGTTGGTTGCAGCATGCTCCACCGACCACCATCTTTGTACAGAATGACATTACTAAAGCCTGAAAGTAATACTTTGATAGATGATTTAGTTTTGCATTTGACTTTGCTATTGCTCACCATTGTATATTCCTATAGCTGTGGCATTTTGTGAACTGATTATGTGTACTGAGGATATTTTTAGTTTATATGAGGAATAAGGAAACTGATAGGAGAGCAAAGTTGGAGTGGTTTAAGAGTATTTTTACGTAAGTCAAGGCACATTGCTTTTGTCCCTAGTATTTAACTCTGTGGCAGACTATGAGCTGAATcccatttaatttttttttaaatcattttcaaattttattcagtataaatgtaaagttttttttataaatacataagaACTAACTCAATTTGTTATAAAACTCAACAGAGATATAATCAAACAGCAAACCAAACAAATCAGCACCAAGGAGTGCTAGCTAACGGTCAGTCAGGAAACACGTTAGCTTGCTTGCTAACGGGACAATAAATTCACCGTTTATTGAAAATATTGTAAAAGCTGCTCCCATTTTGGATAGAggaagagttaaaaaaaaaaaaaagtggacagATAGCTGAAAATCCACTCTCCTCTGTTTTGaactctctggctctctcttccctcaaacacaacacatcaaTAGCTGTTAAGACGGCTTGGTCAACAGCACAGATTTTTCATAATTCAAGTTGGGCTTCAGTCAGAAATTCTCACACATTTACTTCGTTCATGCAAGTGAATCCACTTATTATTGGGACTGAATTTGAAATGAAGTCTAATGAATTAATTCTGCAGTATTATATACTGGTGTGACCGGGACTTTTCAGACTGAGTAATGCTTCTAACACTTCAAGGCACCAGTATGCTTCAAATGAAGTAGTTTGTATGAGGTGTTGTCCGAACACATCTGACGGCAAATAATGTCGTTTGTGcgaaaagtgacaaaaaaagagagcttGAGAGAGCAGTCGAAACCTTGCTTACTTTCTCACCTCTGCACATCTGGCCAGTCGCTGCGTGACGTAGGTTATCGGCTAGCTGGTTGTGAAAAGCAGAAGAAATAGTCAGTTTCTGTCCCACAAGCACTTAATTTAAAGCATACATCTTTACAGCTTGAAGCACATGAAGTTTCAGTCCCGAAGAGGTCAGCAATAACACTTCTTAGCTTGCCAGGGTCATACCAAGTCATTAAGGTCataaattgttttcttttaatggaaAATAACACCAGCTGTGTGTCACAGTGAGAGAAGTCAACATTAGAGAAACGCAGGACTCAAACAGTGTTCATCTAGTATTCACAGTATTCTATGTAGTGCATCAACATGCCGCATTCATCACCATCTGTAGATATGTATtggaaatgtaatttatatGATGTAATGTTTCTCATTCTAATATGCTAAAGTGTTAAAGTCGTGTGTCAGAGCTTTGATTCTGCACTGTGCTGTTAATCTGTATTTGTTTGATAGTTTATAGAAAAAACGCACTGAAAAATAATTGTGGCCAATGTTTCGTTGAGAGTAACGTGCAACATGTAGCTGTTTCAATTTAGCtgtatatttattatagttTGGTTGGCATTACGTTTACAGTTTCACCAAGTGattttttctatctctctttcactgtgtgtgtgtgtgtgtgtgtgtgtgtgtgtgtgtgtgtgtgtgtgtgtgtgtgtgtgtgtgtgtgtgtgtgtgtgcgtgtgtctgaatgtgtgtgatacttttctttatttgactGTCCCCTTAACCTTGAGTGTTTATTTTCCTTGTATAATGAGGTTTAcgagtgtgtgtatttgtgtgtgtgtgtgagagagagatttttgtGGATCCTGTTGTATTCACTTTTGGTCAGTATTTGGTTGTGGCTTTTAAAAACTCATTGCTTTTAAAgctgtacatttatttagtgaATGTATGTTTTCCAACACTCTGAAActtgtttttccttcctcagACTGATATTGTTCTGTAAATACTAAATTGTAATACCATCCAGCTTACACATGGGGTCACCAGACACTCAAAAAGAAATTGCACCATGCAGTCTACTATTGACTAAGTCACCATCAGTGGTCTTATTATCaataaatatacagaataaCAACATTGTTTATAGTTTGCTCATTTTTGATAGAACAGAGGCCGCTCTATATGTTTTCAATGCAGGATTGAGCAGGTGTGTTATTACATGTATTTACCAAAGCTGCATGTGAGTGTTGGCTGGACCGGTTGCTCCATATGTTTCCATATGACCCTGTTAAACAAGGAATCTGCACCACACAATCATGTATTAACTGTCTtataatatgaacattattgttttaaaaaaaatatataattataaatgttaTCATATAGACTGCCTTAAATGTGATCATTTGGTCTGTTTCCACACCTTTATCAGAACAAATGATATTTCCAGCTTTAGGATTGGTGTAAGGTCAGTTTAAGGGTTAACTAGTCATGCAGCACAGGATGTCAGAGGGCAATAAAGTCTCCTGGTAAAACTTCAGttattaaaatgacatgatTTGCTATCTGCCCCCTTAACATCAAACCTCAGCAGCCCGTGTCGTCACAGAAAACTCAGAGATAGTGAGTAAGAAATTATAGGCCTATATAAACCTACTTTGACATATTTAGGACTAAAAGAATACATCCAAGGGCAATTGGAAGGACCTTTTgtcccattaaaaaaacacaaatatatatatatatatgtgtgtgtgtgtgtgtgtgtgtgtgtgtgtgtgtgtgtgtgtgtgtgtgtgtgtgtgtgtgtgtgtgtgtgtgtgtgtgtgtaacgtatTTATAgacctatgtgtgtgtgtatatatacacacacagagtgaggcACACATTATCAACATTAAACAACCACTGGCCACATCAACTATCAGCGTGAACGAGCAGAAACTgagaaacattgcatttttgtgtgTCCAGCAGGGCAGTAGCCAGGAATACTGAAGTCATCAGATGAAGCCCCCCTCCCTTCAGAAATATCCTGACCAGATTTCAGTAGGTcagctctattttttttttaaattactgtatTAGGAttggtcattttttattttcatttttatgttttttattcttcttcttattattattattattattattagatttaattattttattttatgaaacattttattaaaaaatgtttatatgtgaAACAACCGTGATACTGATATGGTCATAGAAGCAGGAACATGAGACAGTCTTTGATAGGCTATATTTAGTCTTTTCTTTACTGGGTCTTACCATTATATACAGCCTTATCATAGCCTATATatcatttgttttcataatttcagtttgttttatttctttataataCAAAAGAGAAGGGGGAAAATGTCATCCACACTTTCCATAAACTGAGTGACTTTTTGATGACTATGAAATCAGTGAGCAGACTACCGTCCTCATCCACATGATGGCGCTTAGGCATTAGTGGAAAACGAACCCGGAGctgtggagagaggagaaggaggagagacgGATCACGGCGCTCTTTCTTCGGCCGCCTTGTCCCCGCTGCGCTGCGGACTGCATCAGTAATAAGGCCAGAAAAGCGGCGGGATGAAGGGAAGGAGAGGCTGTTGCTCGGGGAGACCGCACTAACCGGGCTCGCTTCAATCTCGTTACGCAAATTACCGGCAGAGCGGCTCGGCAGTGGGTCCGCTAATGGAGCGTGCGTGCCCCTGGCTTCCTCGCGCTGCCTCCTCCTCGCCTGCGCCTCCCGAATACGCTTAATGGGTTATAGGCTAGAGGGAGTCATCCACCATCCACCGGGGAAGCGCTATTACTcccccccttctccctctccgacacacacacacacacacgcgcgcacacacatattGAAGTGCCAATCAAGTGAGAGGGATACCCTACTGGTGGCAATCAGCCaacattaatttacatttttaaaattcaaattcaaagcCTTGAGTAAATCATTGCATTTCACTACAGCCACTATGTCCATGTATTTTCTGACAAAATAGCCCATAAAGAAGGGCAGTGTCCCATTGTGTCTTATTATATGtcctaataaaagaaaaacttgatTGGACCCTCTTGGTGGCTCCAGCATGAGTTCAAATCTGGGACACTGTAATAGACCggagccatcgttaatgttatttgTAACGCCTGCGTTATTCTTAATGACTAATCACTATATCTGGTGTCTTGTGGTGTTTCCAGCAGGGCAGTAGCCAGGAATACTGAAGTCATCAGATGACGCCCCCCTCCCTTCAGAAATATCCTGACCAGATTTCAGTATGTcagctctattttttttttaattactgtattagGATtggtcatgttttatttatgggacattatattatatgatattccCAGCACGAAGATCTAAATGCggttttaaagcctttttataCACTGTCAGGAATAAAAGTGGAAATTGCATGTCCTTTATTTAGgctgatattttattttgcttacTTTAAAGTGGTGGGAATTGGATGAAAAATGTAAGTCCTCCCACCTTGATAGGCTCTACCATGCCCACccccaaaatgtgtttttcttcttgttccttcagttggatgtttgatcTTCACTGTGAAGAACGATGTATGTACAGACTGTGACactagaagactgttttcacattcatctgctgaaactGGAAGGTTTtattaaatctgagtttaagatgtgtatttgtgacatcacaactagttgtgagccaatcatggtccagtatgcaatttACTCAAGTGTAATGTGAAAACTTGAAatacacatacactgagaatggacttttcagttTTCAATAGAGTAGAAGGCATATTGCATTCAGCAGTTgaacttttgaaattaaaaatatttgcatattcatagattctgtaTTGTTCATTGGAGAAGGAGAAGATTTATGTAAATTGCATTTTTAGCGGAATCTGAGGGGATCTTTAAACTTATCACATTATGGTGTTTGTTTAAAGAGAAAGTCCTTCACTGCTCATCAGAAGAACATCTTGTTAATCAGTCAGCTTCATATCATTACATTAAATGGTATACAGAAATTAGTTTTCAAATGGTAATTCAATCAGATTAAAACTTATTAAATCTATATTACTGCTTTAAGGTGAGACATGTAAATGGAAACATGCAgactctctctcttcctctttcaaacacacacaacctttcTCTTCTAATCCGCGCTGATATCTCGTTTACTACCTTATAAACTAATATAGCATGCCCTTCCCACCCTGCTTGTCTGTTTGTGATGTGAGCTGTTGTCACTGTTGTtcttgctgcagttgttgttcTAATTGCTCTTGCTGCTTCGCTTCCAGCTTCCCTGCTGAACTCAGACACCCCTGCCTCACACTTTTCAGTAACATGCAGCTGCGATGACAAGTACTACAGTTCCCACTCAAGCTGCCTGTTCCTATAGTGCAGCACCCCTCTCCTCCCCACCACCTGTCCCACttccccccctttctctctccctctcgctctctctttgaAGACAGCGGGATGATGATGACACCCGCCGTAATCGGTGGATGCTCAGCTTCTGACATGACACACAATCGAAAAACCCTTCCGAACCGATCCAGGTTTTCATTGTTGCACTCAGGCGCGGGGCGTCCTCTTGACAAGTGCAAAGGCATTTCATGGAAGAAT from Scomber scombrus chromosome 13, fScoSco1.1, whole genome shotgun sequence encodes the following:
- the tspan7b gene encoding tetraspanin-7b isoform X2, with the translated sequence MPITGAILLAVGVWGKLMLGPYISLIADNSTNAPYVLIGTGTVIIVFGLFGCFATCRGSPWMLKLYAMFLSLVFLAELVAGISGFVFRHEIKGTFHRTYTDAVLNYNAEDEASRAVDNLQHRLRCCGVYNYTSWLASVYYPSNGIPASCCFNSSDCNPEDLRNATVAPSKVYHQGCYELVTAFMETNMAIIAGVTFGIAFSQLIGMLLACCLSRIITANQYEMV
- the tspan7b gene encoding tetraspanin-7b isoform X1 encodes the protein METKPVITCLKTLLIVYSFVFWITGAILLAVGVWGKLMLGPYISLIADNSTNAPYVLIGTGTVIIVFGLFGCFATCRGSPWMLKLYAMFLSLVFLAELVAGISGFVFRHEIKGTFHRTYTDAVLNYNAEDEASRAVDNLQHRLRCCGVYNYTSWLASVYYPSNGIPASCCFNSSDCNPEDLRNATVAPSKVYHQGCYELVTAFMETNMAIIAGVTFGIAFSQLIGMLLACCLSRIITANQYEMV